Proteins found in one Misgurnus anguillicaudatus chromosome 3, ASM2758022v2, whole genome shotgun sequence genomic segment:
- the LOC129445117 gene encoding uncharacterized protein isoform X1 — MNILSIVFVLTVALNVCLGFILQMSKVQVFPQDSVVLPCNSSGFLKEELHWEAMGKDVVSLHGGNITVTQGFEDRVFLVDPDLSEDFSLILKDVMFNDGGVYKCLWKGQKTICSVHVHVLKPLVFPVFAAVGEEVTLKCFGHISKNQAWEDLNIQWFKDHREVIRLTSGKTDVNVENSSMSLPSREDLSRGIFSLTIRSVRDLDQGVYHCWYSTADYEEPRSGLPESHTLTVLAMSSEVSSTTDSILSVSDSSHTHTSRSGSTLTAVVNTLSESSSPVSTHAKRSETEPITTASAQTYAETTEAVSSEVSSTTDSILSVSDGSHTHTSRSGSTLTAVANTQSESSRPVSTQTYVKRSETELMSTEYVQTYAEMAEGRYGHLKIPLDEKIPWILIGLISGVLFITAGVLVLLMLFIIN; from the exons ATGAATATTCTCagcattgtgtttgtgttgactGTAGCCCTGAATG TATGTTTAGGGTTCATTCTTCAGATGTCTAAGGTCCAGGTGTTTCCTCAGGACAGCGTCGTCTTACCCTGCAATAGTTCAGGGTTTCTCAAAGAAGAGCTACATTGGGAAGCGATGGGCAAAGATGTGGTCTCTCTCCATGGAGGCAACATCACAGTTACTCAGGGGTTTGAGGATCGAGTGTTTCTCGTGGATCCTGATTTGTCTGAAGATTTCTCCCTCATTTTAAAAGATGTGATGTTTAATGATGGAGGAGTGTATAAATGTCTGTGGAAGGGACAGAAAACCATTTGCTCAGTGCATGTACATGTGTTGA agCCTTTAGTTTTCCCTGTTTTCGCTGCGGTGGGTGAAGAAGTCACATTGAAGTGCTTCGGTCATATCTCGAAAAATCAAGCATGGGAAGATCTTAACATTCAGTGGTTTAAAGATCACAGAGAAGTTATCCGCTTGACGTCTGGAAAGACAGATGTTAATGTTGAAAACAGCAGTATGTCATTGCCCTCCAGAGAAGATCTTTCTCGAGGGATCTTCTCATTGACCATCAGATCTGTAAGAGATCTGGATCAGGGTGTTTATCACTGCTGGTACAGTACCGCAGATTATGAGGAACCACGGAGTGGACTTCCAGAGTCACACACACTCACTGTTCTGG CTATGTCTTCTGAAGTGTCGTCTACCACAGATTCGATCCTCAGTGTCAGCGACAGCTCTCATACTCACACCAGCAGGTCTGGGTCAACTTTGACAGCCGTTGTGAACACTCTGAGCGAATCATCTAGTCCTGTATCAACACATGCAAAGAGAAGTGAAACTGAACCCATCACCACAGCGTCTGCGCAGACGTATGCAGAGACGACTGAAG CTGTGTCTTCTGAAGTGTCATCCACCACAGATTCGATCCTCAGTGTCAGCGACGGCTCTCATACTCACACCAGCAGGTCTGGGTCAACTTTGACAGCCGTTGCAAACACTCAGAGTGAATCATCCAGACCTGTATCAACACAGACTTATGTGAAGAGAAGTGAAACTGAACTCATGAGCACAGAGTATGTGCAGACGTATGCAGAGATGGCTGAAG GTCGGTATGGGCATCTTAAGATCCCATTGGATGAGAAGATTCCCTGGATATTGATTGGACTAATCAGTGGAGTTTTGTTCATCACAGCCGGAGTTTTGGTTTTGCTGATGCTCTTTATAATAAActga
- the LOC129445117 gene encoding uncharacterized protein isoform X3 → MNILSIVFVLTVALNVCLGFILQMSKVQVFPQDSVVLPCNSSGFLKEELHWEAMGKDVVSLHGGNITVTQGFEDRVFLVDPDLSEDFSLILKDVMFNDGGVYKCLWKGQKTICSVHVHVLKPLVFPVFAAVGEEVTLKCFGHISKNQAWEDLNIQWFKDHREVIRLTSGKTDVNVENSSMSLPSREDLSRGIFSLTIRSVRDLDQGVYHCWYSTADYEEPRSGLPESHTLTVLAVSSEVSSTTDSILSVSDGSHTHTSRSGSTLTAVANTQSESSRPVSTQTYVKRSETELMSTEYVQTYAEMAEGRYGHLKIPLDEKIPWILIGLISGVLFITAGVLVLLMLFIIN, encoded by the exons ATGAATATTCTCagcattgtgtttgtgttgactGTAGCCCTGAATG TATGTTTAGGGTTCATTCTTCAGATGTCTAAGGTCCAGGTGTTTCCTCAGGACAGCGTCGTCTTACCCTGCAATAGTTCAGGGTTTCTCAAAGAAGAGCTACATTGGGAAGCGATGGGCAAAGATGTGGTCTCTCTCCATGGAGGCAACATCACAGTTACTCAGGGGTTTGAGGATCGAGTGTTTCTCGTGGATCCTGATTTGTCTGAAGATTTCTCCCTCATTTTAAAAGATGTGATGTTTAATGATGGAGGAGTGTATAAATGTCTGTGGAAGGGACAGAAAACCATTTGCTCAGTGCATGTACATGTGTTGA agCCTTTAGTTTTCCCTGTTTTCGCTGCGGTGGGTGAAGAAGTCACATTGAAGTGCTTCGGTCATATCTCGAAAAATCAAGCATGGGAAGATCTTAACATTCAGTGGTTTAAAGATCACAGAGAAGTTATCCGCTTGACGTCTGGAAAGACAGATGTTAATGTTGAAAACAGCAGTATGTCATTGCCCTCCAGAGAAGATCTTTCTCGAGGGATCTTCTCATTGACCATCAGATCTGTAAGAGATCTGGATCAGGGTGTTTATCACTGCTGGTACAGTACCGCAGATTATGAGGAACCACGGAGTGGACTTCCAGAGTCACACACACTCACTGTTCTGG CTGTGTCTTCTGAAGTGTCATCCACCACAGATTCGATCCTCAGTGTCAGCGACGGCTCTCATACTCACACCAGCAGGTCTGGGTCAACTTTGACAGCCGTTGCAAACACTCAGAGTGAATCATCCAGACCTGTATCAACACAGACTTATGTGAAGAGAAGTGAAACTGAACTCATGAGCACAGAGTATGTGCAGACGTATGCAGAGATGGCTGAAG GTCGGTATGGGCATCTTAAGATCCCATTGGATGAGAAGATTCCCTGGATATTGATTGGACTAATCAGTGGAGTTTTGTTCATCACAGCCGGAGTTTTGGTTTTGCTGATGCTCTTTATAATAAActga
- the LOC129445117 gene encoding uncharacterized protein isoform X2 → MSKVQVFPQDSVVLPCNSSGFLKEELHWEAMGKDVVSLHGGNITVTQGFEDRVFLVDPDLSEDFSLILKDVMFNDGGVYKCLWKGQKTICSVHVHVLKPLVFPVFAAVGEEVTLKCFGHISKNQAWEDLNIQWFKDHREVIRLTSGKTDVNVENSSMSLPSREDLSRGIFSLTIRSVRDLDQGVYHCWYSTADYEEPRSGLPESHTLTVLAMSSEVSSTTDSILSVSDSSHTHTSRSGSTLTAVVNTLSESSSPVSTHAKRSETEPITTASAQTYAETTEAVSSEVSSTTDSILSVSDGSHTHTSRSGSTLTAVANTQSESSRPVSTQTYVKRSETELMSTEYVQTYAEMAEGRYGHLKIPLDEKIPWILIGLISGVLFITAGVLVLLMLFIIN, encoded by the exons ATGTCTAAGGTCCAGGTGTTTCCTCAGGACAGCGTCGTCTTACCCTGCAATAGTTCAGGGTTTCTCAAAGAAGAGCTACATTGGGAAGCGATGGGCAAAGATGTGGTCTCTCTCCATGGAGGCAACATCACAGTTACTCAGGGGTTTGAGGATCGAGTGTTTCTCGTGGATCCTGATTTGTCTGAAGATTTCTCCCTCATTTTAAAAGATGTGATGTTTAATGATGGAGGAGTGTATAAATGTCTGTGGAAGGGACAGAAAACCATTTGCTCAGTGCATGTACATGTGTTGA agCCTTTAGTTTTCCCTGTTTTCGCTGCGGTGGGTGAAGAAGTCACATTGAAGTGCTTCGGTCATATCTCGAAAAATCAAGCATGGGAAGATCTTAACATTCAGTGGTTTAAAGATCACAGAGAAGTTATCCGCTTGACGTCTGGAAAGACAGATGTTAATGTTGAAAACAGCAGTATGTCATTGCCCTCCAGAGAAGATCTTTCTCGAGGGATCTTCTCATTGACCATCAGATCTGTAAGAGATCTGGATCAGGGTGTTTATCACTGCTGGTACAGTACCGCAGATTATGAGGAACCACGGAGTGGACTTCCAGAGTCACACACACTCACTGTTCTGG CTATGTCTTCTGAAGTGTCGTCTACCACAGATTCGATCCTCAGTGTCAGCGACAGCTCTCATACTCACACCAGCAGGTCTGGGTCAACTTTGACAGCCGTTGTGAACACTCTGAGCGAATCATCTAGTCCTGTATCAACACATGCAAAGAGAAGTGAAACTGAACCCATCACCACAGCGTCTGCGCAGACGTATGCAGAGACGACTGAAG CTGTGTCTTCTGAAGTGTCATCCACCACAGATTCGATCCTCAGTGTCAGCGACGGCTCTCATACTCACACCAGCAGGTCTGGGTCAACTTTGACAGCCGTTGCAAACACTCAGAGTGAATCATCCAGACCTGTATCAACACAGACTTATGTGAAGAGAAGTGAAACTGAACTCATGAGCACAGAGTATGTGCAGACGTATGCAGAGATGGCTGAAG GTCGGTATGGGCATCTTAAGATCCCATTGGATGAGAAGATTCCCTGGATATTGATTGGACTAATCAGTGGAGTTTTGTTCATCACAGCCGGAGTTTTGGTTTTGCTGATGCTCTTTATAATAAActga